From Brassica napus cultivar Da-Ae unplaced genomic scaffold, Da-Ae ScsIHWf_2276;HRSCAF=2934, whole genome shotgun sequence, a single genomic window includes:
- the LOC125600454 gene encoding uncharacterized protein LOC125600454, whose translation MYGYNDVDGVYNEMDGSSCNPLDIDFSKEDSDIYVGRTFKHKAECKLTLAIYAIAKVCTFKLRHCKRRLTAKCYEKECKWRVVAVQLGDSPTYLVKKAILNHVCVADVRGKYKKHGTAKVLAALLRSKYERLYSGPRAMELPEMLRTEFNYTCSYWKAWKAKELAIASAQGTEEDSYKMLPQYFHVLKLANPGTITDIKTEKDKEGKTRFKYAFMSLKACIDGWKYLRKVLVVDGTHMFGKYKGVLLSASGQDANSRVFPIAFAVVESENTESWTWFIERLSTIVEDGSDLSIISDRCAAIFAAKDKWYPRAHHGICLVHLQRNVNDKFKGLQQKAMVGRAGDAFRVSEFKEIMELIKLTDWRCWDYLEKIDKKLWTRSHFEGERFNVMTSNAAESLNNALLPARDSPIMALFEFIRRKLCTWYVSRRTEISKMKGNVPDNIQKILVEQLVLSTGLLVMPCSTWLFEVTHRPTNFGFTVDLDKRTCTCLEFQKLGLPCRHAIAAASCRNMQYTMFVCKHHLKETWAETVRGIILPVPDPKDVEVPAEILTVDLYPPTTKRTKGRPGIKRKLSAGEIPVRLWC comes from the coding sequence ATGTATGGATATAATGATGTAGATGGTGTGTATAATGAAATGGATGGAAGCAGCTGCAACCCTCTTGACATTGACTTCAGCAAGGAGGACTCTGACATATACGTGGGAAGGACGTTCAAGCACAAAGCGGAGTGCAAGTTGACGTTGGCTATCTACGCAATTGCTAAGGTGTGCACGTTTAAGCTCAGGCATTGCAAACGCCGACTGACGGCGAAATGCTACGAAAAAGAATGCAAGTGGAGAGTAGTGGCTGTTCAACTCGGTGATTCTCCAACTTATCTGGTTAAAAAGGCAATTCTGAATCATGTATGCGTAGCCGACGTTAGAGGGAAGTATAAAAAACATGGTACAGCCAAAGTGCTTGCAGCTCTATTGCGTTCGAAATACGAGAGGCTCTACTCTGGGCCGCGTGCTATGGAACTTCCGGAAATGTTGCGAACGGAATTCAACTATACATGCTCATACTGGAAAGCTTGGAAAGCGAAAGAACTAGCGATTGCATCTGCGCAAGGAACAGAAGAGGATTCATACAAGATGCTACCACAGTACTTCCATGTACTCAAGCTAGCAAATCCTGGAACAATCACcgatattaaaacagaaaaagacaaagaaggaaaaacaaggttTAAGTATGCGTTCATGTCCCTGAAAGCATGCATCGATGGATGGAAGTACCTGAGGAAGGTGCTAGTGGTGGACGGCACCCACATGTTTGGAAAGTACAAAGGTGTTTTGCTAAGTGCCAGCGGACAAGATGCTAACAGCCGCGTATTCCCGATTGCTTTCGCAGTAGTGGAAAGCGAGAACACAGAATCTTGGACATGGTTTATTGAGAGGTTATCTACTATTGTAGAGGATGGTTCTGATTTAAGTATAATATCAGATAGATGCGCAGCAATTTTCGCAGCGAAAGATAAATGGTACCCACGTGCACACCATGGTATTTGTCTCGTACACCTCCAGCGTAACGTTAATGATAAGTTTAAGGGGCTGCAACAGAAAGCAATGGTTGGCAGAGCTGGGGATGCGTTCAGAGTTTCGGAGTTTAAGGAGATAATGGAGCTTATTAAACTGACGGATTGGAGATGCTGGGATTATTTGGAGAAGATCGACAAGAAGCTATGGACACGTTCACATTTCGAAGGGGAGAGATTTAACGTGATGACTTCTAACGCTGCTGAATCGTTGAATAATGCTCTTCTGCCCGCTCGTGATAGTCCTATAATGGCATTGTTCGAGTTTATTCGCCGGAAGCTGTGTACATGGTATGTGAGCAGACGCACCGAGATCAGTAAGATGAAGGGAAATGTTCCAGATAATATTCAAAAGATACTGGTCGAACAGCTGGTGCTGTCAACGGGCCTTCTAGTTATGCCATGTTCGACTTGGTTATTCGAAGTTACGCACAGGCCAACTAATTTTGGTTTCACGGTTGATCTGGATAAACGAACTTGCACTTGCCTCGAATTCCAAAAGCTTGGTTTGCCATGCCGACATGCCATTGCTGCTGCTTCTTGCCGTAATATGCAGTACACCATGTTTGTTTGCAAACACCATCTCAAAGAGACATGGGCTGAAACAGTTAGGGGTATCATACTTCCGGTTCCGGATCCAAAGGATGTTGAAGTGCCAGCCGAAATACTAACGGTTGATCTTTATCCACCAACGACCAAACGAACGAAGGGAAGACCAGGAATCAAACGTAAACTGTCCGCAGGAGAGATACCGGTAAGACTGTGGTGTTGA